The Candidatus Hydrogenedentota bacterium genome includes a window with the following:
- a CDS encoding DUF1501 domain-containing protein, which translates to MNPAHFHAIQSRRDFFRNCAGGIGTIALWSLLAQEGRAAEAGLGAIRPNFAPRAKNVIFLFMAGAPSQVDLVDPKPAMQKYHGQPVPAHMLEGLNDVVIKNSATVFASPRTFQRYGESGMDFSDFLPYTGSIADELCMVRSMHTDVNEHHSAQLVMNCGVPMLGHPCMGSWVSYGLGSECNNLPGFVVLTSSSGKGIDGGSSLWSNGFLPSEYRGVTFRSSGDPVLFLSNPPGISNETQRARLDAMRDLNDLHHADTGDYEIASRIASYELAFRMQMAAPELLDFSGESAETRALYGLDDETTRPYGTNCLLARRMVERGVRFVQLYHSTWDDHSDLNANLQKNCAMTDRPTMALITDLKRRGLLDETLVVWGGEFGRTPMNEVRRGNIAGREGRDHHPYAFTMWLAGGGIKSGAIIGETDELGYHITKDPIHVHDLQATILHCLGIDHTKLTYRHQGRDFRLTDVAGNVVAKLLA; encoded by the coding sequence ATGAATCCTGCACACTTCCACGCCATCCAATCCCGGCGCGATTTCTTCCGCAACTGCGCGGGCGGCATCGGCACGATTGCTCTGTGGAGCTTGCTGGCGCAGGAAGGCCGCGCTGCTGAGGCGGGGTTAGGTGCGATTCGGCCTAATTTTGCCCCGCGCGCCAAGAACGTTATTTTTCTGTTCATGGCAGGTGCGCCGTCGCAGGTTGACCTTGTCGATCCCAAACCCGCGATGCAGAAGTACCACGGCCAGCCGGTACCCGCGCACATGCTCGAAGGCCTCAACGATGTCGTGATCAAGAACAGCGCAACCGTCTTCGCCAGCCCGCGCACGTTCCAACGGTATGGCGAATCCGGCATGGACTTCTCCGACTTCCTCCCGTACACGGGCAGCATCGCCGACGAACTCTGCATGGTCCGCTCGATGCACACCGACGTGAACGAGCACCATTCCGCGCAACTTGTCATGAACTGCGGCGTGCCCATGCTCGGACATCCATGCATGGGGTCCTGGGTGTCCTACGGATTGGGAAGCGAATGCAACAACCTGCCCGGCTTCGTCGTGCTCACGTCATCATCCGGCAAGGGTATTGACGGTGGCAGTTCTCTCTGGTCCAACGGATTCCTCCCGTCCGAATACCGCGGCGTGACGTTCCGCTCCAGCGGAGATCCCGTGCTCTTTCTCTCGAACCCGCCCGGTATCTCGAACGAGACCCAACGCGCGCGGCTCGATGCCATGCGCGATCTTAACGATCTCCATCACGCCGACACGGGCGACTACGAGATCGCGTCGCGCATTGCGTCGTACGAACTTGCGTTCCGCATGCAGATGGCCGCGCCCGAACTGCTCGACTTCTCCGGCGAATCCGCCGAGACCCGCGCCCTCTATGGCCTCGATGACGAGACGACGCGCCCGTACGGCACCAACTGCCTGCTCGCCCGCCGCATGGTCGAACGCGGCGTTCGCTTTGTGCAGCTCTACCACTCGACGTGGGACGACCACTCCGACCTCAACGCGAACCTGCAGAAAAACTGCGCCATGACCGACCGTCCCACCATGGCGCTCATCACCGACCTAAAACGCCGCGGCCTGCTCGATGAAACCCTCGTCGTCTGGGGCGGCGAATTCGGCCGCACCCCGATGAACGAAGTCCGCCGCGGCAACATCGCCGGCCGCGAAGGCCGCGACCACCACCCCTACGCCTTCACCATGTGGCTCGCCGGCGGCGGCATCAAATCCGGCGCCATCATCGGCGAAACCGACGAACTCGGCTACCACATCACCAAGGACCCCATCCACGTCCACGACCTCCAAGCCACGATATTGCATTGCTTGGGAATCGATCACACGAAGTTGACCTACCGCCACCAGGGCAGAGACTTCAGACTCACCGATGTTGCGGGGAATGTGGTGGCCAAGCTGCTCGCGTAG
- a CDS encoding TfoX/Sxy family protein yields MPFDAELAIRLQRVVASAFAEVKGLAETRMFGGFGYLLNGNMCVGIHKDTLMIRVGNDAAEELVKEKHVRPMDLTGRVMKGWATIEPEAMRDDKSLQRFCKLAIDFVRELPPKKKDKK; encoded by the coding sequence ATGCCATTTGACGCCGAACTAGCCATACGCCTCCAACGTGTTGTTGCGTCCGCGTTCGCGGAGGTGAAGGGCCTCGCCGAGACGCGTATGTTCGGCGGATTTGGCTACCTGCTCAACGGCAACATGTGCGTAGGCATTCACAAAGACACGCTGATGATTCGCGTCGGCAATGACGCGGCGGAAGAGCTCGTCAAGGAAAAGCACGTCCGCCCGATGGACCTTACCGGCCGCGTGATGAAAGGCTGGGCAACGATCGAACCAGAGGCCATGCGCGACGACAAATCGCTCCAACGCTTCTGCAAACTCGCGATCGATTTCGTCCGCGAACTGCCGCCAAAGAAGAAGGACAAGAAATGA